From Pseudomonadota bacterium:
TCCTATGTGGATGTGCCCTATGAATATAAAGTTGTATCTCAATATACAAAAAAACAGAGCGGATTATTATATTTAATCGATCTTGATGTCTTTTCATGTCTTAAGCTCAAAAACAGCGAAGAATTGTTCCATCCGGCCAATATTGAGAAACTTCTCTGCAATGGTAAAGGCCATCACGCCGGGAATGAAAAGGCCATGGCAAAGCTGTTTTTTGAGGGTGGAATCAAGGTTGCTCGCTATACCGAAGAAATGCGCATAAGGGACAGGCATATGAGGGATAAAATATCAATACTCACGAGGTCACGTAAGGATAAAAGATTTCTCCACATCTGTGGGTGGCAGCATCTGGAGGACCCCCATAACCTGTATACCCCACTGAATCCGGAAAAGGTGTTTATCTATGATAAAACTGTTCGTATTTGACCTCGGGAACGTGATTCTGCCTTTTGAGCACAGACAGATTGCAACAAAACTCTATGAAAAATCCAGAGACAAGGCACGGTTTGCATCTGACGAAATATTTACGTTTATGTTTGAAAGAGATAAAGGACTTATTAACGACTATGAAACCGGCCAGACGTCTTCAGAAGAATTTTTCAGGCAGCTAAAAGAGCGGTACAAACTTGACATGACCTTTGAAAAATTCAGAGATATATGGAATCCAATTTTCCAGGAGAACAGGGAGGTCAATGATGCCATATTGTACTTGAAATCAAAGGGTTACCCCATATTCCTCCTGAGCAATACCAATGAACTCCATTTCTCGTATATTATTGAGCAGTATCCCATCGTACACGTGCTGGACGAATGGATACTTTCCTTTGAGGCAGGCGTGAAAAAGCCGGAGAAGAGAATCTATGAAATGATCTTTGAGAAGATGGATGTGGATAAAGACGATGTATTTTACATAGATGACGTTGAGCGGTATGTGGAGGCAGCAAAAGGGTTTGGCATACAGGGGATGGTATTTAAAGATGCAGGGCGGTTGTGGAAAGCAATTAATAAAATTGTGGAAGGGAAAGGGGCAGGCTGAAGGTGGAAGGAAAAAGTTGAACAGGTGTTAGAATGATAAAATATCCGAACATTGACCCGGTAATTATTAAAATTGGCCCTCTCTCCATGAGATGGTACGGCCTCATGTATATTTTTGGCTTTGTCTCCTCTTATCTCCTTACCCTTTATCAGTTGAAGAAAAAAAAATCCTTAAAGATGGACAAGGCTGCCATTGATGACCTTTATTTTTATCTGATCCTCGGGCTTATTGTCGGCGCACGGCTCGGTTATGTATTCTTTTACAATCCCGGGTTCTATATTGATAATCCCCTTGAAATATTTGTAGTATGGCATGGAGGGATGTCCTTTCATGGCGGACTTATAGGAACTTTCATCGCAGGCTATTTTGTCATAAAAAAATGGCGTCTCAATTTCTTTACCGTGGCAGACCTTCTTGTCCCCACATGTCCCATTGGCATTGGTTTTGGGAGGCTTGGTAATTTTATAAACGCAGAGCTTTTCGGCAAACCCTCGGATGTGCCATGGGCAATGGTATTCCCCCAGGGAGGAAATGTGGCAAGGCATCCTTCACAACTCTATGAGGCATCCCTGGAAGGCCTTGTGCTTTTTGTGGTACTGTGGATCTATAAGGACAAGAAAAAACGGGAAGGCGATGTCTTTGCTCTTTTTCTC
This genomic window contains:
- the lgt gene encoding prolipoprotein diacylglyceryl transferase: MIKYPNIDPVIIKIGPLSMRWYGLMYIFGFVSSYLLTLYQLKKKKSLKMDKAAIDDLYFYLILGLIVGARLGYVFFYNPGFYIDNPLEIFVVWHGGMSFHGGLIGTFIAGYFVIKKWRLNFFTVADLLVPTCPIGIGFGRLGNFINAELFGKPSDVPWAMVFPQGGNVARHPSQLYEASLEGLVLFVVLWIYKDKKKREGDVFALFLILYGIFRIFCEYFREPDQQVGYILNMFTMGQILSGAMILVGLFLKFFYLPGRKA
- a CDS encoding HAD family phosphatase, with amino-acid sequence MIKLFVFDLGNVILPFEHRQIATKLYEKSRDKARFASDEIFTFMFERDKGLINDYETGQTSSEEFFRQLKERYKLDMTFEKFRDIWNPIFQENREVNDAILYLKSKGYPIFLLSNTNELHFSYIIEQYPIVHVLDEWILSFEAGVKKPEKRIYEMIFEKMDVDKDDVFYIDDVERYVEAAKGFGIQGMVFKDAGRLWKAINKIVEGKGAG